Proteins encoded together in one Pongo abelii isolate AG06213 chromosome 8, NHGRI_mPonAbe1-v2.0_pri, whole genome shotgun sequence window:
- the C8H10orf62 gene encoding uncharacterized protein C10orf62 homolog, which yields MLWPLPTPLSPPHPQLPSSQWGSLLRWWGAPREGAAGGLPVRHPWGACPFKHEPYHQRSPSVLLALPAWCRVLETFLELIQQPSCKVVLGTALLLGGGGLMLWVQRKRRRKATSECPPDKDKSPESHKAKNESWIKSHFSRLSEEKLALNNNASISGNATQTESGSGEASTTVHIETFTTRRGEVGSALHRESFTSRQKTSGPSVIQEIHQESGKAPSTDEATWAAVAACTKEIDTQGRHLAHSMLQRATAYQHSGHLESKDINQEELRALEEVEMKLQKNFLTQRENTIAGANHTHTFYGHSHHGHPSHQSHSLPNRRH from the coding sequence ATGCTGTGGCCCCTCCCTaccccactctccccaccccacccccaactgcCTTCCTCACAATGGGGTTCATTGTTGAGGTGGTGGGGGGCACCTAGGGAGGGTGCAGCAGGGGGCCTGCCCGTCAGACATCCTTGGGGAGCCTGCCCTTTCAAGCATGAACCATACCACCAGAGATCGCCCAGCGTGCTCTTAGCTCTGCCTGCCTGGTGTAGGGTCCTGGAGACCTTCTTGGAGCTCATCCAGCAGCCATCATGCAAGGTGGTGCTGGGGACTGCCCTCTTGCTAGGAGGTGGAGGTCTCATGCTGTGGGttcagagaaagaggagaagaaaggcaACCTCTGAGTGTCCACCAGACAAGGACAAGTCACCAGAATCCCATAAAGCAAAGAATGAAAGCTGGATCAAATCCCACTTTAGCCGCCTTTCCGAAGAGAAGCTGGCCCTCAACAACAATGCCAGCATCAGTGGCAATGCTACCCAGACTGAGAGTGGGAGTGGAGAGGCCAGCACCACGGTTCACATAGAGACCTTCACCACGAGGCGTGGAGAAGTGGGCTCCGCTCTGCACCGGGAATCCTTCACCAGCAGGCAGAAGACATCTGGGCCCTCAGTGATCCAAGAGATCCACCAGGAGTCTGGAAAAGCCCCATCCACCGATGAGGCCACGTGGGCCGCTGTGGCTGCCTGCACCAAGGAGATTGACACCCAGGGGCGGCACCTGGCTCACTCCATGCTGCAGCGGGCCACAGCTTACCAGCACTCAGGTCACCTGGAGTCCAAGGACATCAACCAGGAGGAGCTGAGGGCCCTCGAGGAGGTGGAGATGAAGCTGCAAAAGAATTTCCTCACCCAGCGGGAAAACACCATAGCTGGTGCcaatcacacacacactttctatGGCCACAGTCACCATGGCCACCCAAGCCACCAGAGCCACAGCCTGCCTAATCGCAGACACTAG